The genomic DNA CAAAATAATAAGTAAAGATAACTACAAGGATATTAATGAATATAAATACTCCTATTTTGATCATCCCCTTCCGTTAAAAAATAAGATTGCATATATATCCCAATATATTAAATAAAAAGAATCAATACTATTTATAAAAAAAGAGATTAAAAATGATTTACAATTAACACTCTGTTAATTGTAGGTATTTTTGTCTACTGCTAGTCATATTTACTAGAGAAGAAAACAAACAACCTAAAAAATTCTATCATTTAACAATGTTTTGAAAAAGAGTACTTTAGACTTGTATACAAACTGTGCAATCTCTTGCTATATTTAAAGTACCATCATGGAAAATACATAAATTACCATGTAAAATCAAATAAAAAAGTAGGGAGGTTTTAATCAAAGCTATTAACTTACTTTTCTTAACTGTTCCTCATGCCCATGTAAAGAAGCCAACATTGCTAGACTCCATTCTTATTTAGTCACTTCGTTTTAAAAAAATTAATATTTAGTTAGGAGATTGATAGAATGATGAAAATCCGTTCAAGATTCTTACTTGTATTTAGTTTTACTCTTCTATTTGGATTAGGTTTAACCCTTTTTGAAGCTCCTGAAGCTAAAGCTTACAATTTTGACCGCGTTCTTAAAGAGGGCTCCTCTGGTGCAGACGTTCAAGAAGTGCAAATTCGTGTCGCAGGCTGGGCAGCTGATTCACCTTCGCAAACTTATGTGAAAATTGATGGAATATTTGGTCCTGGTACTAAAGCCGCTGTAAAGAGATTCCAAAAGGCTTATGGGCTAACTGATGATGGAATTGTCGGACCTGCTACTGCGCAAAAATTAAATGAACTTGAAAGATCAACAGGTACTAAACATTTTAGTTACAGTGAATTTTATTCAAAAGATGGCAGTGGTTTTTCAGGCGGAAAAGTACCTGAAGCAACAGTGAAAGAAAATGTCCGCCGCTTAATGTACAAGCTTGAAGCACTACGTGTTAAAGTAGGAAACAAGCCAATTACAATTAATTCTGGCTTCAGAAGTATTAGACATAATGGTAATGTTGGCGGTGCAACAAATAGTATGCATCTATACGGAATTGCTGCAGACATCAGCATTTCTGGTGTATCTCTTTCTACAGTAAAAAGTACTGCTAAAACTTCTGGGTTCAGTGGTATATATAACGGAAGTTCCTTCACTCACGTTGACAGCAGAGTAGAGTACCCTTACGGTTCTCAATCGTGGTGGTGGAATTAATACGATTAAATGTTTAAAATAAATATCATTCATAAGAGCCTCTACCTTTTGCCATAGGTAAGAGGCTCATCTATGCAAAACTAGATGTCAAAGTAAACGTAATTATAATATATTTTTATTTGCTTTAGGTACTAAATAGGACGGCATTTCTTCCTTTAAACGCCAAATGAAGCTCATCGGTTTATTCCCTGTATGACTGACGTAATGACATGTTCCTAAAT from Bacillus aquiflavi includes the following:
- a CDS encoding D-Ala-D-Ala carboxypeptidase family metallohydrolase, which gives rise to MMKIRSRFLLVFSFTLLFGLGLTLFEAPEAKAYNFDRVLKEGSSGADVQEVQIRVAGWAADSPSQTYVKIDGIFGPGTKAAVKRFQKAYGLTDDGIVGPATAQKLNELERSTGTKHFSYSEFYSKDGSGFSGGKVPEATVKENVRRLMYKLEALRVKVGNKPITINSGFRSIRHNGNVGGATNSMHLYGIAADISISGVSLSTVKSTAKTSGFSGIYNGSSFTHVDSRVEYPYGSQSWWWN